The proteins below are encoded in one region of Scatophagus argus isolate fScaArg1 chromosome 24, fScaArg1.pri, whole genome shotgun sequence:
- the stk24b gene encoding serine/threonine-protein kinase 24: protein MAHSPVQGNLPGMQNAKADPEELFTKLERIGKGSFGEVFKGIDNRTQKVVAIKIIDLEEAEDEIEDIQQEITVLSQCDSPFVTKYYGSYLKDTKLWIIMEYLGGGSALDLMEPGALDETQIATILREILKGLEYLHSEKKIHRDIKAANVLLSEQGEVKLADFGVAGQLTDTQIKRNTFVGTPFWMAPEVIKQSAYDSKADIWSLGITAIELAKGEPPHSELHPMKVLFLIPKNNPPTLEGNYSKPLKEFVEACLNKEPSFRPTAKELLKHKLIVRYAKKTSYLTELVDKYKRWKAEQSRTTESSSDESDSEQDGQASGGNDFGSDDWIFTIREKDPKKLQNGEGQSVASDQTKDIPKRPYSQSLATVISPALAELKARQEQVNGNPMVLDELREAILLAEEAYPGISDSLVAHMVHRLQSFSTSRTSSSSP, encoded by the exons AATGCCAAAGCTGACCCGGAGGAGCTGTTCACCAAGCTGGAGCGCATTGGCAAGGGTTCATTCGGCGAGGTGTTCAAAGGCATCGACAATCGCACCCAGAAAGTAGTGGCCATCAAGATCATAGATCTGGAGGAGGCGGAGGACGAGATCGAAGACATCCAGCAGGAGATCACGGTGCTGAGCCAGTGCGACAGCCCCTTTGTCACCAAGTACTATGGATCATACCTGAAG GACACTAAGTTATGGATCATTATGGAGTATTTAGGTGGAGGCTCAGCATTAGATTTG ATGGAGCCTGGAGCTCTGGACGAGACACAGATCGCCACGATCCTGAGAGAGATCCTCAAGGGCCTTGAGTATCTGCACTCTGAGAAGAAGATCCACAGGGATATCAAAG CTGCCAACGTGCTGCTGTCCGAGCAAGGAGAGGTGAAGCTGGCAGATTTCGGTGTGGCGGGGCAGCTGACCGACACTCAGATCAAACGCAACACCTTTGTCGGCACGCCCTTCTGGATGGCCCCCGAGGTTATCAAACAGTCGGCCTACGACTCCAAG GCTGATATCTGGTCTTTGGGCATCACAGCCATCGAGCTGGCAAAAGGTGAGCCTCCCCACTCGGAGCTGCACCCCATGAAGGTTTTATTCCTCATCCCAAAGAACAACCCGCCCACGCTGGAGGGCAACTACAGCAAACCGCTCAAGGAGTTTGTCGAGGCCTGTCTCAACAAGGAGCCCAGTTTT AGGCCAACTGCCAAAGAGCTGCTGAAGCATAAGCTGATCGTTCGCTATGCGAAAAAGACCTCCTACTTGACTGAGCTGGTGGACAAGTACAAGAGGTGGAAGGCAGAGCAGTCTAGAACCACAGAGTCCAGTTCTGATGAGTCAGACTC agagcaggaTGGCCAGGCGTCTGGCGGGAACGACTTTGGCAGCGATGACTGGATCTTCACCATCCGGGAAAAGGACCCCAAGAAGCTGCAGAACGGGGAGGGACAGTCAGTGGCATCAGATCAG ACAAAAGACATTCCAAAGAGGCCTTATTCACAGAGCCTGGCTACAGTCATTTCTCCTGCATTAGCCGAG CTCAAGGCGAGACAGGAGCAGGTGAACGGCAACCCCATGGTCCTGGACGAGCTGAGGGAGGCCATCCTGCTGGCTGAAGAGGCCTACCCCGGTATCTCCGATTCCCTGGTGGCTCACATGGTCCACAGGCTCCAGAG CTTCTCCACAAGCAggacatcctcctcctccccctaG